The genomic DNA GGGCCTACCATAGTTTTAcaaaattggaataaatacaatggtcatcattggcctccacggcccCTAATTGGTTCCTGAATGGATGGATGTagtcttattttaaaataatgaaaaatttaactagaTTGAAGAACATTTCAGCTAGAATGTTGTTTCTTTACATGAACAGAGGGTTTTAATCAAAGCCCCTTTAGCAAGTTTAGAAACTTCAACTATCCAAAGCACTTCTAAAGAACCCAAAGTGTGTACAGGATCCTAGAGCAGCATTTTTCAGTCATCAGGGCCCCCTTCAGACATTTTGGTTTTGTCTCAGCTTACAAAACACCGGAAGACATAACCAAAATTAGATCATTGAATATGAGCACTGGTTTTGAAGAACATTGTCCTAGAGATAACAAGTTAAATTTATCGGTGTTCAACGGCTCTTCTCCTGTTTCCTCAGGTATCCAAGGCAGCCGCGGACCTGATGGCGTACTGCGATGCTCACGCCTGCGAGGACCCTCTCATCACCCCCGTGCCCACCTCAGAGAACCCCTTTAGGGAGAAGAAGTTCTTCTGTGCTCTTCTCTGAGCACCAAATCAGCAAGAAATCTCAAATTAGCCTCATTTAGATGATTGATTTGTGTATGCTcattttacatacacacacacacaaacatacctatacacacacacacacacacaaaaaaaaacatccaaattTCTGGTTCTGGAATATGATCATTTGACAGTGGTCAAGGCTAAACATCCATAACATGTGAGGACATTTTGTGCTAAGCTGTTTTTTCGTGTTCTGTGAGAGACTTTGAGTCTCGATTTTATTAGGCAGGTGTGCTTTAGATAGAAAGTAATGACTCAAATATAACTGTACTAAATGGTGTAcctggtgaacacacacacacatttcacactCACATATGCAAGCACATGATTTTTCTAAACTAGGAAAAAGAAACAGGATTTGCGGTCGgatgttttcttatttaaactattttaattacTACATATTTAAGTaacatgtattttgtgtttatcCCCCAAACGGTATACAATCATGATTTATAAATTCTGTctcttttgagttttttttattagtttatttttattcttttatttttattttatggctCTGCATGCGTGTGGATTTTGGTAAAGGgtacaatttttattataataatatttattattatttaattgttacAAATATACCCAAGTGGTATGCATTGACATACAcaataattcaaattaaaaatcATCTAATATATATCctaagagatttaaaaaatctaaacggCTATCAGTGATCGCACACATAGAATGGATTTGGAATAGCACTGTTCAAGCGCcaactgtaaattaaaaattatatgtaatactacaacaaaaaaaaaaccttgtgatCCAATCTGggtttttgcaaaaatacttcagacaaaattaaatgaaaaataaaaatatcaccaAGACAGTTTGTGTTCTTGTAAATCTTCTCATGCTTATGTAAGATGAATATGACCTATGGAAATGTTTCATACTTTATAAACCAGTTATAACACATGCATTACACAGACCAAagatttctttgtatttaattaatccTACGAggctaatgtactgtatataacgactgatttaattttattgccacgtaAGGTTGCTGAACCTAATTTTGACCAACTAAAGCCCCAGAggcttgtactgtatagtggccactatacatgatgggtgcatcacttcatgtgcttccctcttaccctgatgcatccATCGCTCtagaataggctcaatctggactcatcagaccacatgaccttctttccattgctccaaagtctaatctttatgcttcctcACAAAGTGTGGGTCTGAATGacaatttaatttatgattatttCAGTTGTTTCATTATGTCCAGTCACTTTATGTTTCTTAAATTCATGAAGTGCTATTCTGTGATCATAAATGGATAaacatggtcagcaacaatactcaggtaggctgtggcatttaaatgatgctcaATTGGCCCAAAGaggcccaaagtgtgccaagaaaatctcctccacaccattacaccatcaGCTCCAACACCACCAGCCTGAACCGTTGAAATCAGTCAGGATGGATCGATGCCGTCATGACGTTTaaaccaaattctgaccctagcACCTGACTGTTAATGCAAAAATTAAACCAGGCAGCATCCCACTTCAACTTTCGGGAAGTTAAAAGTTCAGGGATGCTCTTATGcatatttaaattgtaataagttttttgagttactgttgcctttcgaTCAGCTCCATCCAGTCTGGCTTTTCTCCTTTGACCTGGCATCACTCCCACTCACTgggtattttcttttttttttttagaccattCTTAGTAAATTCTGGAGATGGCCGTGTGCTCACCCAAACTTCATCTTGATCATGTCTACAtgcttaaatgcattaaattgcTGCCATGTGACTGACTGATTAGATACtatttagtttaattaacaAGCAGTTGAATGGTGTACCTAAAATGAAGTGACTCGTGAGTATTTATGGCTGTATTGTCTGTACATATTTGTGTTATACACCATAATCTACATCAGTGGTTCATagtatcattttatttaa from Clarias gariepinus isolate MV-2021 ecotype Netherlands chromosome 19, CGAR_prim_01v2, whole genome shotgun sequence includes the following:
- the gng3 gene encoding guanine nucleotide-binding protein G(I)/G(S)/G(O) subunit gamma-3, yielding MKGDTPVNSTMSVGQARKLVEQLKIEASFCRIKVSKAAADLMAYCDAHACEDPLITPVPTSENPFREKKFFCALL